A DNA window from Paenibacillus sp. HWE-109 contains the following coding sequences:
- a CDS encoding AraC family transcriptional regulator has protein sequence MHSGLNQEAYLAGTLLELSKLDVITYSASWKFEVEKADKHTLLFFVKTRGQLLMNQEEIPIYGKTLCLLLPGMSAQTMNLSGNEHSLIYQLEFELFRMGEKTDLRKVYDRVLDFPVQGLLQADLLLFQRKIQLLASAYAVSSVREHLRQQYVYELLELILKEQPPVVTTPKDADASIQLTIQYMQDAYATDLNLDTLAELAGMHPAYYSQRFKQKMNKTPIEFLTQIRMNKAKETLLVSAPKIKDLAGLVGYRDEFYFSRRFKENSGCAPKQYTSEQLESIVSLSYPYTDHLTTLGIVPSAAQYHRAAYLPVEAKSLNLPLHAVEAWEIGRQAFLEAKPSLVICKDNVVLKAREHISDIAPIISIPWATLDVFDHLEEIGQLVGRRQAAKEWIQRHEYIAELARKRVQKTFGNPTLTICRMTSKGLRLYGARNVGHIFYRALQFMPPSRLSQAMSLHRAGTNFNWISMTPEELNQYESDYMIILTSSEQAASKLRHQLVTDPAWLRLPAIRQGRYFLLQWDEWMVYAPQAIEQLLEKATQMLISTPLTQSRLQL, from the coding sequence TTGCATAGCGGTTTAAATCAAGAAGCGTATCTAGCGGGCACCTTGCTGGAACTGAGCAAATTAGACGTGATCACCTATTCAGCTAGTTGGAAATTTGAAGTGGAAAAGGCTGATAAACATACATTGCTTTTTTTCGTAAAAACAAGAGGTCAGCTTCTTATGAATCAGGAAGAGATTCCGATTTATGGTAAAACGCTCTGTTTGCTGCTGCCCGGAATGAGCGCGCAGACGATGAATTTGTCTGGCAATGAACATAGCTTGATTTATCAGCTTGAATTCGAATTATTTCGCATGGGGGAGAAAACGGATTTGCGCAAGGTTTATGACCGCGTGCTTGATTTCCCGGTACAGGGCTTGCTGCAAGCGGATCTACTGCTATTTCAGCGTAAAATACAATTGCTTGCATCCGCTTATGCCGTATCCAGTGTGAGAGAACATTTGCGTCAGCAATATGTTTATGAATTGCTGGAGCTGATTCTCAAGGAACAACCGCCAGTGGTAACTACACCTAAGGATGCGGATGCTTCGATCCAGTTGACCATCCAATACATGCAAGACGCTTATGCAACAGATTTGAATTTGGATACCCTTGCTGAACTTGCCGGCATGCATCCGGCTTATTATTCGCAGCGTTTTAAACAAAAGATGAATAAAACGCCGATCGAATTTCTTACACAAATCAGGATGAATAAGGCGAAGGAAACCTTACTCGTGTCTGCGCCTAAGATTAAGGATTTGGCTGGACTGGTTGGGTACCGCGACGAGTTCTATTTCAGCCGCCGCTTCAAAGAAAATAGCGGCTGTGCACCCAAGCAGTATACGAGCGAGCAGCTTGAGAGCATTGTGTCGTTATCTTATCCGTATACCGATCATCTGACAACGTTAGGCATTGTTCCTTCGGCAGCGCAATATCACCGTGCAGCGTATTTACCCGTGGAGGCAAAATCATTAAATTTGCCGTTGCATGCTGTTGAGGCTTGGGAAATAGGCAGACAGGCCTTCTTGGAAGCCAAGCCAAGCTTGGTGATTTGCAAAGATAATGTCGTTCTGAAAGCCAGAGAGCATATCAGTGATATAGCTCCTATCATTTCCATTCCATGGGCTACCCTGGATGTATTTGATCACTTAGAGGAAATTGGACAGTTGGTTGGGCGAAGACAGGCAGCCAAGGAATGGATTCAACGCCATGAATATATAGCGGAGCTGGCAAGGAAACGGGTTCAGAAAACTTTCGGGAATCCGACCTTGACGATTTGCCGGATGACAAGCAAGGGGCTGAGGCTGTATGGTGCAAGGAATGTGGGGCATATTTTTTATCGCGCTCTGCAATTCATGCCCCCAAGCCGTCTTAGTCAAGCGATGAGCTTGCACCGTGCAGGGACTAACTTTAACTGGATATCCATGACGCCAGAAGAATTAAACCAATATGAGTCCGATTACATGATTATCTTAACATCGTCGGAGCAAGCTGCTTCCAAGCTGCGCCACCAGTTAGTGACAGATCCAGCATGGCTGCGACTGCCTGCGATCAGACAGGGACGCTATTTCCTTTTGCAATGGGATGAATGGATGGTTTATGCACCGCAAGCGATTGAGCAGCTTCTTGAGAAGGCGACTCAGATGCTGATCAGTACTCCGCTGACCCAAAGCCGTTTGCAGCTCTGA
- the rocF gene encoding arginase, with product MSTIPKISAISVPFDLGAGRRGASKGPKTILQAGLLRGLQQMGITAEHAGEIRLPDDQAAPLAAEVNHTNLKYLAEVVEVNTRLAKEVSKVVQQGHFPLILGGDHSIAIGTIAGLSEHYTNLGVIWIDAHSDLNTAETSPSGNIHGMSLAVSLGMGHPLLTEIQHKLPKIKPENIVLIGSRSLDEGEKKLIRSLGIKCFTMYDIDRKGMAHVMQEAIDYISAKTDGVHLSYDVDSLDPLEAPGTGTTVKGGLHFREAHLAVEMLAEAGIVTSAEFVEVNPLLDDNNKTSHLAVGLISSLLGKQIL from the coding sequence ATGAGTACCATACCGAAAATTAGTGCGATTAGCGTGCCATTTGATCTAGGGGCAGGCCGGCGCGGAGCCAGTAAAGGACCCAAAACCATCCTGCAAGCGGGATTGTTGCGCGGTTTGCAGCAGATGGGCATCACCGCCGAGCATGCGGGTGAAATTAGGCTGCCTGATGACCAAGCTGCTCCCTTAGCCGCTGAAGTGAATCATACTAATCTCAAGTATTTGGCAGAAGTGGTTGAAGTAAACACAAGGTTGGCGAAGGAAGTATCCAAAGTCGTTCAGCAAGGGCATTTTCCACTTATTCTAGGTGGCGATCATAGTATAGCTATTGGAACGATAGCTGGATTATCCGAGCATTACACGAATCTGGGCGTCATCTGGATTGATGCTCACTCGGATCTGAATACAGCGGAAACGAGCCCTTCGGGCAATATCCACGGGATGTCATTAGCCGTTAGCCTAGGCATGGGACATCCGTTATTAACAGAGATCCAGCATAAGCTACCGAAAATAAAACCAGAAAATATCGTCCTCATCGGATCACGCTCGTTGGATGAAGGCGAGAAGAAACTCATTCGTTCTCTCGGAATCAAATGCTTCACCATGTATGATATTGATCGCAAAGGCATGGCACATGTGATGCAGGAAGCCATTGATTATATAAGTGCCAAAACAGACGGTGTTCATCTAAGTTATGATGTAGATTCTCTTGATCCATTGGAAGCTCCAGGTACAGGAACAACGGTCAAAGGCGGCCTTCATTTCCGCGAAGCTCATTTGGCGGTAGAGATGCTTGCTGAAGCAGGCATTGTAACTTCCGCTGAATTCGTCGAAGTAAATCCGCTTCTGGATGATAATAACAAAACGTCCCATTTGGCTGTAGGCTTAATTAGTTCCTTGTTAGGCAAGCAAATTCTATGA